A genome region from Stenotrophomonas maltophilia includes the following:
- a CDS encoding aminotransferase class V-fold PLP-dependent enzyme, producing MDARRRSLLRAGALLPAAAALPSLPASATARYASPMEIPATTVAPEVLARDENHWAAVASHFDITDEVNHLENGYWGAMGRETLASYQRHTAEVNRGNAWYGRRAFPAQYMAVQRQVAELLGVGADEIALTRGATEAMLALIGGYNRLQPGDQVLYADIDYDSMIGAMRWLQQRRGVQVERIALPSVPDHAQIVQAYETAFARLPQLKLVLLTQVSHRHGLVLPVAEIAERARVRGIDVIVDAAHGFGQIDYAIPQLKSDFVGINLHKWIGAPVGVGALYVRKGRVADLDPYMGETDDGRVGSRVHTGTVNFAAYLALPEAIALHQRIGVANKQARLRYLRERWTVPARQMAHIEVLSSPDPALASALASFRLRGHTSVEQNQALQKRLLDEHRIFTTYRDGLESGACVRVTPSVFTRPEQMDALARALSALA from the coding sequence ATGGACGCTCGTCGTCGTTCCCTGCTGCGCGCCGGTGCATTGCTGCCGGCCGCAGCGGCGCTGCCTTCACTGCCGGCCAGCGCCACTGCGCGTTACGCTTCGCCGATGGAGATTCCCGCGACGACCGTGGCGCCGGAAGTACTGGCCCGCGATGAAAACCATTGGGCCGCCGTGGCCAGCCACTTCGACATCACCGACGAAGTGAACCATCTGGAGAACGGCTACTGGGGCGCGATGGGGCGTGAGACGCTGGCCAGCTATCAGCGCCATACCGCCGAGGTGAACCGTGGCAATGCCTGGTATGGGCGCCGCGCGTTTCCGGCGCAGTACATGGCGGTACAGCGGCAGGTGGCCGAGCTGCTGGGTGTGGGTGCGGATGAGATCGCACTGACGAGGGGGGCCACCGAGGCGATGCTGGCGTTGATTGGCGGCTACAACCGCCTGCAGCCCGGCGACCAGGTGCTGTATGCCGACATCGACTACGACAGCATGATCGGCGCGATGCGCTGGCTGCAGCAGCGTCGTGGCGTGCAGGTCGAGCGCATCGCGCTGCCATCGGTGCCCGACCACGCACAGATCGTGCAGGCCTACGAGACTGCATTCGCGCGATTGCCGCAGCTGAAGCTGGTGCTGTTGACCCAGGTCAGCCATCGCCACGGGCTGGTGCTGCCGGTGGCGGAGATTGCCGAGCGTGCACGTGTGCGTGGTATCGATGTGATCGTCGATGCCGCGCACGGGTTCGGCCAGATCGACTATGCGATACCGCAGCTGAAGTCTGATTTCGTCGGCATCAACCTGCACAAGTGGATCGGCGCACCGGTCGGCGTCGGCGCGCTGTACGTGCGCAAGGGGCGCGTGGCGGACCTGGATCCCTACATGGGCGAGACCGACGATGGCCGTGTCGGCAGCCGCGTGCACACCGGCACGGTCAACTTCGCGGCATACCTGGCGCTGCCGGAAGCGATCGCATTGCACCAGCGCATCGGCGTGGCCAACAAGCAGGCGCGCCTGCGCTACCTGCGCGAGCGCTGGACGGTACCTGCGCGGCAGATGGCGCATATCGAAGTGCTGTCTTCGCCGGACCCGGCGCTGGCCAGTGCATTGGCCAGTTTCCGTCTGCGCGGCCACACCTCGGTGGAACAGAACCAGGCACTGCAGAAGCGCCTGTTGGATGAACATCGGATTTTCACCACGTATCGCGATGGCCTGGAATCGGGTGCCTGTGTACGGGTGACGCCGTCGGTGTTCACCCGGCCGGAGCAGATGGATGCGCTGGCGCGGGCCCTCTCTGCCCTGGCCTGA
- a CDS encoding PLP-dependent aminotransferase family protein translates to MTSLALSGATAANNNGGHLSEPTDGYGQAPAVGSNDTPRHAPYMPRPDVAAREWVQDVLAHSGPIYLRIVNSLERTVRRGGLAPGQRLPSQRALAQQLGIDLTTVTRAFDEARKRGLIEARGPQGSFIAPPKAGFDQVVDLSMNVPPVPDADALAETLRRGAAAVLARSNAPNLMTYHLGGGNPTDRHAAARWLQPMLGTVDDNCLLLTEGAQVALAAILVSQGRDGDTILCDALVYPGLLQAAAALGRRLLPVDGDEHGMCPEALARQARDSGARLVYLNPTCQNPTALTLPLQRREALVQVLEREGLLAIEDDPYWHLAEDAPTPLATLAPHHVFYVATLSKVISPGLRTAFVHCPSAAHAEAMTAALRATRLMGHPLVSALASQLLLDGSAQSLLAQVRSEARERVRMARYLLAPSLLQRAEGLHAWCRIPAPWTDATLVRTAQLQGLAIAPSSAFCPPGVQHQNGVRLSLGLAAERRQLEGALRRIDRLLLSDALPAIDR, encoded by the coding sequence ATGACATCACTGGCTCTGAGTGGCGCGACCGCCGCAAACAACAACGGCGGTCACCTGTCCGAACCGACCGATGGTTATGGACAGGCTCCCGCCGTTGGAAGCAACGATACGCCCCGACATGCTCCGTACATGCCGCGACCGGATGTCGCAGCGCGCGAGTGGGTGCAGGACGTGCTCGCGCACAGCGGGCCGATCTACCTGCGCATCGTCAACTCACTGGAACGCACGGTGCGTCGCGGTGGCCTCGCCCCCGGCCAGCGCCTGCCCTCGCAGCGTGCGTTGGCGCAGCAACTGGGCATTGACCTGACCACGGTCACCCGCGCCTTCGATGAAGCACGCAAGCGTGGCCTGATCGAAGCGCGCGGACCGCAGGGCAGCTTCATCGCACCGCCCAAGGCCGGCTTCGACCAGGTGGTGGACCTGAGCATGAACGTGCCGCCGGTGCCTGATGCCGACGCGCTGGCGGAGACGCTGCGCCGTGGTGCCGCCGCCGTGCTTGCGCGCAGCAACGCACCGAACCTGATGACCTATCACCTGGGTGGCGGCAACCCCACTGATCGCCATGCCGCGGCGCGCTGGCTGCAACCGATGCTCGGCACCGTGGATGACAACTGCCTGCTGCTGACCGAGGGCGCGCAGGTGGCGCTGGCCGCGATCCTGGTCAGCCAGGGCCGCGATGGCGATACGATACTGTGCGATGCGCTGGTCTATCCGGGGCTGCTGCAGGCCGCAGCGGCGCTGGGGCGTCGGCTGCTGCCGGTGGACGGCGACGAGCACGGCATGTGCCCTGAAGCGCTGGCGCGGCAGGCACGCGACAGCGGCGCGCGGCTGGTCTATCTCAACCCCACCTGCCAGAACCCGACCGCCCTGACACTGCCCTTGCAGCGGCGTGAGGCGCTGGTGCAGGTGCTGGAGCGCGAAGGCCTGCTGGCGATCGAGGATGATCCGTACTGGCACCTTGCCGAGGACGCGCCAACACCGCTGGCGACACTGGCGCCGCACCATGTGTTCTACGTGGCAACGCTGTCGAAGGTGATCAGCCCCGGCCTGCGCACCGCGTTCGTGCACTGCCCCAGTGCCGCACACGCCGAAGCGATGACAGCCGCGCTGCGGGCAACACGGTTGATGGGCCATCCGCTGGTGTCGGCGCTGGCCAGCCAGCTGCTGCTGGATGGCTCGGCGCAATCGTTGCTTGCGCAGGTGCGCAGCGAAGCACGCGAGCGCGTGCGCATGGCGCGCTATCTGCTGGCACCGTCGCTGCTGCAGCGTGCCGAGGGCCTGCATGCCTGGTGCCGGATACCGGCGCCGTGGACCGATGCCACCCTGGTGCGTACCGCGCAGCTGCAGGGGCTGGCGATCGCACCGTCATCGGCGTTCTGCCCGCCCGGGGTACAGCATCAGAACGGCGTGCGGCTGTCGCTGGGGCTGGCAGCGGAACGCCGGCAGCTGGAAGGCGCGTTGCGGCGGATTGACCGGCTGCTGTTGTCGGATGCGTTGCCGGCGATTGATCGATAG
- a CDS encoding alpha/beta hydrolase family protein, whose protein sequence is MRMMAAVLGMILMVSTAIAEGSETQAAGERHGATTVASAAVRDAQHHDGLRYTVWYPAVAGSRETALTIGPPDAPLFEVGRAAMDARVAGARLPTLLLSHGNGGSARMMGWLGTALARDGYLVIAVDHPGNNGADEMTLAGSMLSWLRADDLRAALAAVQADPILGPHVDPERLGVVGFSAGGYTALLAAGARPSLQRLLAFCTAHPDDGVCQPQQEAATHTMQARRAAAASPALAPWIAEADAQRTIPGVRAVFLLAPAIVQAFAPAQLSALRQPVSIILGTADAVAPPETNGEAAQAQIPRATLQRLPDVGHYDFLAACTAVGGQRLPGLCNTLVPRAKTHQEAVDEAVRFFADALR, encoded by the coding sequence ATGCGCATGATGGCCGCTGTGCTGGGAATGATCCTCATGGTCTCCACTGCCATCGCCGAGGGCAGCGAGACGCAGGCGGCCGGCGAGCGCCACGGCGCCACCACCGTGGCCAGCGCAGCTGTACGCGATGCGCAGCACCACGATGGGCTGCGCTACACGGTCTGGTACCCAGCGGTGGCCGGCAGCCGGGAAACCGCCCTGACCATCGGCCCGCCCGACGCGCCGCTGTTCGAGGTCGGACGCGCAGCGATGGATGCTCGCGTCGCGGGGGCTCGCCTGCCGACGCTGCTGCTGTCGCACGGTAACGGCGGCAGCGCACGCATGATGGGCTGGTTGGGCACGGCGCTGGCGCGGGACGGCTATCTGGTGATCGCGGTGGATCATCCCGGCAACAACGGTGCCGACGAGATGACGCTGGCCGGCAGCATGCTGAGCTGGCTGCGCGCGGATGACCTGCGCGCTGCGCTGGCCGCCGTGCAGGCCGATCCGATCCTGGGCCCGCATGTCGATCCTGAACGGCTGGGCGTGGTCGGCTTCTCGGCCGGTGGCTACACCGCGCTGCTGGCCGCCGGTGCACGGCCCAGCCTGCAGCGACTGCTGGCCTTTTGCACCGCACACCCGGATGACGGCGTCTGCCAACCGCAACAGGAGGCGGCCACGCACACGATGCAGGCACGCCGGGCCGCTGCGGCTTCACCCGCGCTTGCCCCCTGGATCGCCGAGGCCGACGCACAGCGCACGATTCCCGGCGTGCGTGCCGTGTTCCTGCTGGCACCCGCCATCGTGCAGGCGTTCGCGCCCGCGCAGCTGTCCGCGTTGCGGCAGCCGGTGTCGATCATATTGGGGACCGCAGACGCTGTCGCGCCACCGGAGACCAATGGTGAGGCCGCACAGGCACAGATTCCGCGCGCAACGCTGCAACGCCTGCCGGACGTGGGTCACTACGACTTCCTGGCGGCCTGTACCGCTGTCGGCGGGCAGAGGCTGCCCGGGCTGTGCAACACGTTGGTCCCCAGGGCGAAAACCCACCAGGAAGCGGTGGATGAAGCGGTGCGGTTCTTCGCAGACGCGTTGCGCTAG
- a CDS encoding VOC family protein: protein MRLLHLTLPVSDVGAVASYFHDVLQQRVVGNHVHIGWSTIELQPAGDHPVGGVHLAFNVPDNRFSEAMTWLRERTPLQRNPAGLDYFALESSWQSQSVYFTGPDGLILELIGRRRLPASLHQGAFHGSELTCLSEVGLPSHDVDAVREQSSLRFGLQPISPPSAQFAPMGDDEGLLIVVAADRRWFPEQKDLPNAQGLQVRVGEVAGPGVVEDAALGWRVQAA from the coding sequence ATGCGCCTTTTGCACCTCACCCTGCCGGTCTCCGACGTCGGTGCCGTGGCCAGCTACTTCCACGATGTGCTGCAGCAGCGCGTGGTCGGCAATCATGTGCACATCGGCTGGAGCACGATCGAACTGCAGCCGGCGGGTGATCATCCGGTCGGGGGCGTGCACCTGGCCTTCAACGTACCGGACAACCGCTTCAGCGAGGCGATGACCTGGTTGCGTGAGCGGACGCCGCTGCAACGTAATCCGGCGGGACTGGACTACTTCGCGCTGGAGAGCAGCTGGCAGTCCCAGTCCGTGTACTTCACTGGCCCTGATGGCCTGATCCTGGAACTGATCGGCCGCCGCCGTTTGCCGGCCAGTCTGCATCAGGGCGCCTTCCACGGCAGCGAACTGACCTGCCTGAGCGAGGTCGGCCTGCCCAGTCACGATGTCGATGCCGTGCGCGAACAGTCCAGCCTGCGGTTCGGCCTGCAACCGATCAGCCCGCCTTCGGCGCAGTTCGCGCCGATGGGCGACGACGAAGGCCTGCTGATCGTGGTGGCGGCCGATCGCCGCTGGTTCCCGGAGCAGAAGGACCTCCCCAATGCGCAGGGACTGCAGGTGCGGGTCGGCGAGGTAGCCGGTCCGGGTGTCGTGGAGGACGCTGCACTCGGCTGGCGCGTACAGGCAGCCTGA
- a CDS encoding TonB-dependent receptor plug domain-containing protein, translating into MHRSKLSRSILLALSMASAGGAIAAEADAVDDSSGSRAVPTQLDAMLVTGTRASNRTQFETLAPVDVFTKEDITSVESTDLKDVLAQLVPSFVVQRLPMADGQVFVRPATLRGLSPDQTLVLVNGRRFHRSALLGNRGAQAADLAQIPTSAIKRIEVLRDGASAQYGSDAIAGVINIILEDGPGTEITAGYSQYAQGDGASRDFSARTGWSLGDYGSLVLFAESSNSDATSRTRQRPDAIAFQAAHPELVVPNPVQRWGQPELESRRVGFNVKANASDTLELYAFGLYSHSDGVSDFNWRNPDTTTGAYRTTTIFPGWNLRSLYPVGFSPQYGNVQNDLQLVGGLRGEITPKLRWDVSASYGRNAIDYSLKNSINASLGPASPTAFDLGRLTQTEKNANADFNYEWDVAALSKPINVAFGGEFRQETYQVRAGDPASYAVGPGAAAGLEANSNGAPGFSASQAGQWTQRSKAAYVDMEVPLGERWSIGAASRYEDFSSFGSTLDGKLSARFAITPDVALRGTVSTGFRAPTPAQLNTTSTSQGLDTRTLQIFTSGRLSPNDPLAQLLGAKPLKPEESRTASLGLTWRTDLGLSGSVDVYQIKLTDRFSQSASFAIPAGTPNPLGYTSVNYFTNDFDTTTTGVDVVGNYLRDLGAGRMTLTLAYNYNRTRVDNGSTSVATNETQRVLFEDRLPEHKGSLTGSWDIGAWSLMARMRYYGAWTDSSGNAVGDIYQRFGAMSFLDLAVGYRINEHHSLRVGADNVFDRYPDEATFQASRGLVYSRNAPYDTDGANLYAQYRLTF; encoded by the coding sequence GTGCATCGTTCGAAGCTTTCGCGTTCCATCCTCCTTGCCCTTTCCATGGCCAGCGCAGGAGGCGCGATCGCAGCGGAGGCCGATGCGGTCGATGACAGCAGTGGCAGCCGCGCCGTGCCCACCCAGCTCGATGCGATGCTGGTCACCGGCACCCGGGCCTCCAACCGCACCCAGTTCGAAACGCTGGCGCCGGTGGATGTGTTCACCAAGGAAGACATCACGTCCGTTGAATCCACCGACCTGAAGGACGTGCTGGCGCAGCTGGTGCCGTCGTTCGTGGTGCAGCGCCTGCCGATGGCCGATGGCCAGGTGTTCGTGCGCCCGGCCACCCTGCGCGGGCTGTCGCCGGACCAGACCCTGGTGCTGGTCAACGGCCGCCGCTTCCACCGCAGTGCGCTGCTCGGCAACCGTGGCGCGCAGGCCGCCGACCTGGCGCAGATTCCGACCAGCGCGATCAAGCGCATCGAGGTGCTGCGTGATGGTGCCTCGGCGCAGTACGGCTCGGATGCCATCGCCGGCGTCATCAACATCATTCTCGAAGACGGCCCCGGCACCGAGATCACCGCCGGTTACTCGCAGTATGCGCAGGGCGATGGTGCCTCGCGCGACTTCAGTGCGCGCACCGGCTGGTCGCTGGGCGACTATGGCAGCCTGGTGCTGTTCGCTGAATCCTCCAATTCCGATGCCACCTCGCGCACCCGCCAGCGCCCGGATGCCATCGCGTTCCAGGCCGCACATCCCGAGCTGGTGGTACCCAACCCGGTGCAGCGCTGGGGCCAGCCGGAACTGGAAAGCCGCCGCGTCGGCTTCAACGTGAAGGCCAACGCCAGCGACACACTGGAGCTGTATGCGTTCGGCCTGTACAGCCACAGCGACGGCGTCAGCGATTTCAACTGGCGAAACCCGGATACCACCACCGGTGCCTACCGAACCACCACCATTTTCCCCGGCTGGAACCTGCGCTCGCTGTATCCGGTGGGCTTCAGCCCGCAGTACGGCAATGTCCAGAACGATCTGCAGCTGGTCGGCGGCCTGCGCGGCGAGATCACGCCCAAGCTGCGCTGGGATGTCAGCGCCTCGTATGGCCGCAACGCCATCGACTACAGCTTGAAGAATTCGATCAACGCCTCGCTGGGTCCCGCCAGCCCGACCGCGTTCGACCTCGGCCGCCTGACCCAGACCGAGAAGAACGCCAACGCCGACTTCAACTACGAGTGGGACGTGGCCGCGCTGTCCAAGCCGATCAACGTCGCCTTTGGTGGCGAGTTCCGCCAGGAAACCTACCAGGTCCGCGCCGGTGATCCGGCCTCGTACGCGGTGGGCCCGGGCGCGGCCGCGGGCCTGGAGGCCAATTCCAATGGCGCGCCGGGCTTCTCGGCCAGCCAGGCCGGGCAGTGGACCCAGCGCAGCAAGGCCGCCTACGTGGACATGGAAGTGCCGCTGGGCGAGCGCTGGAGCATTGGCGCGGCCAGCCGTTACGAAGACTTCTCCAGCTTCGGCAGCACGCTGGATGGCAAGCTGTCGGCGCGCTTTGCGATCACCCCGGACGTGGCCCTGCGCGGCACCGTGTCGACCGGCTTCCGCGCACCGACGCCGGCGCAGCTCAACACCACCAGCACCAGCCAGGGCCTGGACACGCGCACGCTGCAGATCTTCACCAGTGGCCGCCTGTCGCCGAACGATCCGCTGGCGCAGCTGCTTGGGGCCAAGCCGTTGAAGCCTGAAGAATCGCGCACCGCCTCGCTGGGCCTGACCTGGCGCACCGACCTCGGCCTGTCCGGCTCGGTGGACGTCTACCAGATCAAGCTCACCGATCGCTTCAGCCAGTCGGCCAGCTTCGCCATTCCGGCCGGTACGCCCAATCCACTGGGCTACACCTCGGTGAACTACTTCACCAACGACTTCGATACCACCACCACCGGCGTGGACGTGGTCGGCAACTACCTGCGCGATCTCGGCGCCGGCCGCATGACGCTGACCCTGGCCTACAACTACAACCGCACCCGCGTGGACAACGGCAGCACCTCGGTGGCCACCAACGAAACCCAGCGCGTGCTGTTCGAGGACCGCCTGCCCGAGCACAAGGGCAGTCTGACCGGCAGCTGGGACATCGGTGCCTGGTCGCTGATGGCGCGCATGCGCTACTACGGTGCCTGGACCGACTCCAGCGGCAACGCGGTGGGCGACATCTACCAGCGCTTCGGTGCGATGAGCTTCCTCGACCTGGCCGTGGGGTATCGCATCAACGAGCACCACAGCCTGCGCGTGGGTGCCGACAATGTGTTCGATCGCTACCCGGATGAGGCCACGTTCCAGGCCAGCCGTGGCCTGGTCTACTCGCGCAACGCGCCGTACGACACCGACGGTGCCAACCTGTACGCGCAGTACCGGTTGACCTTCTGA
- a CDS encoding PLP-dependent aminotransferase family protein: MTPPAAGRRLKHPNRTWVRPFREGAGPLYLQIAQQVREAVDDGVLRPGDRLPPQRDLAQQVGVDLTTVTRAFAELRQAGLLDAQGAGGTFIALSAGNRSTSVDLSMNIPPLLGSAPFAQGMEAGFQHVGQQLGQGELMSYHVGAGTREDRAAAVQWLAPMLGTVGADQVVICPGAQTALCALILARTQPGELIAAEQLTYPGLLAAARVLQRGVVPVAMDAEGMLPEALEEACQLRRPRLLYLVPTIQNPTTATMSAQRRQALLDVAKRHDLTVIEDDPYWLLAGDAAPPLAAQRDADCPVYYISTLSKCLAPGLRTAYLVVPAGEPMEPVLDALRAIALMPTQSMVAVASQWIRSGQAQDMVQRFQQELRERQAIAARYLPARAQAHPAGLHVWLPLPPRLDQYRLIQAAQEQGLGIASSDAFSVEEPPPGNAIRLSLGGAVDQGALAGALAKLNEILSEAPEARHNAIV; encoded by the coding sequence ATGACGCCACCTGCCGCCGGCCGCCGCCTGAAACACCCCAATCGCACCTGGGTCCGCCCCTTCCGCGAGGGCGCCGGCCCGCTGTACCTGCAGATTGCCCAGCAGGTGCGCGAGGCAGTGGATGACGGCGTGCTGCGCCCGGGCGACCGCCTGCCGCCGCAGCGCGACCTGGCCCAGCAGGTGGGCGTGGACCTGACCACGGTCACCCGCGCCTTTGCCGAACTGCGCCAGGCCGGGCTGCTGGATGCACAGGGGGCCGGCGGCACCTTCATCGCGCTGTCGGCCGGCAACCGCAGCACCTCGGTCGACCTGAGCATGAACATCCCGCCGCTGCTGGGCAGCGCGCCGTTCGCGCAGGGCATGGAGGCCGGTTTCCAGCACGTGGGCCAGCAGCTGGGCCAGGGCGAACTGATGAGCTACCACGTCGGCGCAGGTACCCGCGAGGACCGCGCCGCCGCCGTACAGTGGCTGGCACCGATGCTGGGTACGGTCGGCGCCGACCAGGTAGTGATCTGCCCAGGTGCGCAGACCGCGCTGTGCGCATTGATCCTGGCCCGCACCCAGCCAGGCGAGCTGATCGCCGCCGAGCAGCTGACCTACCCGGGCCTGCTGGCCGCCGCGCGCGTGCTGCAGCGGGGCGTGGTGCCGGTGGCGATGGACGCCGAAGGCATGCTGCCCGAAGCTCTGGAAGAAGCCTGCCAGCTGCGCCGCCCGCGCCTGCTGTATCTGGTGCCGACCATCCAGAACCCCACCACGGCAACGATGTCGGCGCAGCGCCGGCAGGCCCTGCTGGATGTCGCCAAGCGCCACGATCTGACCGTTATCGAAGACGATCCCTACTGGTTGCTGGCCGGGGACGCCGCACCGCCGCTGGCCGCCCAGCGCGATGCCGACTGCCCGGTGTATTACATCTCCACCCTGTCCAAGTGCCTGGCACCGGGCCTGCGCACCGCCTACCTGGTGGTGCCGGCCGGCGAACCGATGGAACCGGTGCTGGACGCGCTGCGCGCGATCGCCCTGATGCCGACCCAGTCAATGGTGGCGGTGGCTTCGCAGTGGATCCGCAGTGGCCAGGCCCAGGACATGGTGCAGCGCTTCCAGCAGGAGCTGCGCGAGCGCCAGGCCATTGCCGCCCGGTATCTGCCCGCCCGTGCCCAGGCCCATCCGGCCGGCCTGCACGTGTGGCTGCCGTTGCCGCCACGGCTGGACCAATACCGGCTGATCCAGGCCGCCCAGGAACAGGGGCTGGGCATCGCCAGCTCCGACGCCTTCAGCGTGGAGGAGCCGCCACCGGGCAACGCGATCCGCCTGTCGCTGGGCGGCGCGGTCGACCAGGGCGCGCTGGCCGGGGCGCTGGCGAAGCTGAATGAGATCCTGTCTGAAGCGCCCGAGGCCCGGCATAACGCCATCGTCTGA
- a CDS encoding DUF6436 domain-containing protein, whose protein sequence is MGAAAPRRRLLLPTMIALACLFMAGVAAALWQYFGYSAQSTFTEQAIVFDDSQLRLPADLAGDSGRIRVVHFWDPACAVCNRETGAHLSYLISMYRRAGIDFYAIRRPGTQGELPEPLRNKVINLPTIDGIEHIPASPAVAIWDRQGHLAYAGPYSIGMVCNSANSFVEPLLDRLVRGETVRPKGLLAVGCYCPWQAKR, encoded by the coding sequence ATGGGCGCAGCCGCGCCGCGCCGCCGCTTGCTGCTGCCGACGATGATCGCCCTCGCCTGCCTGTTCATGGCAGGCGTGGCGGCTGCACTGTGGCAGTACTTCGGCTACAGCGCGCAATCCACGTTCACCGAACAGGCCATCGTCTTCGACGACTCGCAACTGCGCCTGCCGGCTGATCTTGCCGGAGATAGCGGCCGCATCCGCGTGGTGCATTTCTGGGACCCGGCATGTGCGGTCTGCAACCGGGAGACCGGTGCACACCTGAGCTACCTGATCAGCATGTACCGCCGCGCCGGCATCGACTTCTACGCGATCCGCCGCCCTGGCACGCAGGGCGAACTGCCCGAGCCGCTGCGCAACAAGGTGATCAACCTGCCGACCATCGATGGAATCGAGCACATCCCGGCCAGCCCTGCGGTGGCGATCTGGGACCGGCAGGGCCATCTGGCCTACGCCGGGCCGTACAGCATCGGCATGGTCTGCAACTCGGCCAACAGCTTCGTCGAACCGCTGCTGGACAGACTGGTGCGCGGTGAAACCGTGCGCCCCAAAGGACTGCTTGCCGTGGGCTGCTACTGCCCGTGGCAGGCCAAGCGCTGA
- a CDS encoding AraC family transcriptional regulator, which produces MSAAGKALWYIETHADQPLALADIAAAAGLSPFHLSRLFQARTGTSVVRYLRGRRLTAAAQRLANGAGDILQVALGAGYSTHAAFTRAFSEQFGQTPERVREQGTDGLALVQAIRVDDAPAPCGEAPRLLDTPAFQVVGIGMRHTRDSGGAIPGQWAQLNREWPTPAPISFGVCCNSDDDGGFDYIAALPANALPTVPAHWQRMDVPARRYLVAWHGGHISAIRSTWFWLLDHYLPGSGLSLAEAPDLERYDSRFDEHTGNGGVEIWLPVDEHPN; this is translated from the coding sequence ATGAGCGCGGCAGGCAAGGCGTTGTGGTACATCGAAACCCATGCGGACCAGCCATTGGCGCTGGCCGATATCGCCGCCGCAGCGGGGCTGTCGCCGTTCCATCTGTCACGCCTGTTCCAGGCCCGCACTGGCACCTCGGTGGTGCGCTATCTGCGGGGACGGCGCCTGACCGCTGCTGCGCAGCGGCTGGCCAACGGCGCCGGTGACATCCTGCAGGTCGCGCTGGGGGCCGGTTATTCCACCCATGCCGCGTTCACCCGTGCCTTCAGCGAGCAGTTCGGGCAGACACCCGAGCGGGTACGCGAACAGGGCACCGATGGCCTGGCGCTGGTACAGGCGATCCGCGTGGACGATGCGCCGGCGCCCTGCGGTGAAGCGCCACGACTGCTCGACACGCCCGCATTCCAGGTAGTGGGCATCGGCATGCGGCATACCCGCGATAGTGGCGGCGCGATACCCGGGCAGTGGGCGCAGCTCAATCGGGAATGGCCGACGCCGGCGCCGATCAGCTTCGGCGTGTGCTGCAACAGTGATGACGATGGCGGCTTCGATTACATTGCCGCACTGCCCGCCAACGCGCTGCCGACCGTGCCGGCGCACTGGCAACGGATGGACGTGCCGGCGCGCCGCTATCTTGTGGCCTGGCACGGCGGGCACATCTCGGCCATCCGCTCGACCTGGTTCTGGCTGCTGGACCATTACCTGCCAGGATCCGGCCTGAGCCTGGCCGAGGCACCGGACCTGGAACGCTACGACAGCCGCTTTGATGAGCACACCGGCAACGGCGGCGTGGAGATCTGGCTGCCAGTCGACGAGCACCCCAACTGA